In Lacerta agilis isolate rLacAgi1 chromosome 8, rLacAgi1.pri, whole genome shotgun sequence, one genomic interval encodes:
- the LOC117051993 gene encoding sulfotransferase 2B1-like, with translation MRNPRDVMVSSYHFFQAFKDLKDYETMEVYMERFLSGEVLFGSWFDHVKGWMEMKDRANIFFITYEELQQMPFVCLLIKGKLCISCKALRLHISPLIPLLQDLQGSVQRICRFLGNELNSQQIESVVENASFQKMKDNKMSNFSLIPESIFDHTKAKFMRKGISEDWKNHLTVAQSEYFDRVYWENMCGVNMTFPWD, from the exons ATGCGTAACCCCAGAGATGTGATGGTTTCAAGCTACCACTTCTTCCAAGCCTTTAAAGATTTGAAGGATTATGAAACAATGGAAGTGTACATGGAGAGGTTCCTGAGTGGGGAAG TGCTTTTTGGTTCCTGGTTTGACCATGTGAAAGGCTGGATGGAGATGAAGGATAGAGCCAACATCTTCTTCATCACTTATGAAGAACTACAGCAG ATGCCTTTTGTGTGCCTCTTGATCAAGGGCAAGCTCTGTATATCATGTAAGGCTCTAAGGCTTCATATCAGTCCTTTAATTCCCCTTCTGCAGGACCTTCAAGGCAGTGTGCAGAGGATCTGTCGTTTTCTTGGCAATGAGCTGAACAGCCAGCAAATTGAGTCAGTGGTGGAAAACGCCTCCTTCCAGAAGATGAAGGACAACAAGATGTCCAACTTTTCTTTAATACCAGAGAGCATTTTTGACCACACAAAAGCAAAGTTCATGAGGAAAG GGATTTCTGAGGACTGGAAGAATCACCTGACAGTGGCACAGAGCGAATACTTTGACCGTGTTTATTGGGAGAACATGTGTGGTGTGAATATGACCTTCCCTTGGGACTGA
- the LOC117051994 gene encoding sulfotransferase 2B1-like: MGSKLEEMDQERDLGVIAYSSRKTVTQCAVVVVYTLRNPRDVMVSSYHFFKGFKELKDLGTVEEFMERFLSGEVEYGSWFDHVKGWVEMKEKANIFFNTYEELQQDLRGSVQKICHFLGKELNSQQIESVVENASFQKMKNNKMSNFSLVPENIFDHTKAKLMRKGISGDWKNHLAVAQSEYFDHVYWENMRGVNMTFPWE, encoded by the exons ATGGGGTCAAAACTGGAGGAGATGGACCAAGAGCGAGACCTTGGAGTCATAGCATACAGCTCAAGGAAGACGGTGACCCAGTGTGCAGTGGTC GTTGTCTATACTCTGCGTAACCCTAGAGATGTGATGGTTTCAAGCTACCACTTCTTCAAAGGCTTTAAAGAATTGAAGGACCTTGGAACTGTGGAAGAGTTCATGGAGAGATTCCTGAGTGGGGAAG TTGAGTATGGTTCCTGGTTTGACCACGTGAAGGGGTGGGTGGAGATGAAGGAGAAAGCCAACATCTTCTTCAACACCTATGAAGAACTACAGCAG GACCTTCGAGGCAGTGTGCAGAAGATCTGTCATTTTCTTGGCAAGGAGCTAAACAGCCAACAAATTGAGTCTGTGGTGGAAAATGCCTCCTTCCAGAAGATGAAGAACAACAAGATGTCCAACTTTTCTTTAGTACCAGAAAACATTTTTGACCACACAAAAGCGAAGCTCATGAGGAAAG GGATCTCTGGGGACTGGAAGAATCACCTGGCAGTGGCACAGAGCGAATACTTTGACCATGTTTACTGGGAGAACATGCGTGGTGTGAATATGACCTTCCCTTGGGAATGA